The Saccharomonospora cyanea NA-134 genome includes a region encoding these proteins:
- a CDS encoding heavy metal translocating P-type ATPase: MLALPEVRWAAAALVLFLAGLAVQLLGGPSWFWWALYLACYVTGGWEPALAGLKALREKTLDVDLLMVAAAVGAASIGQGIDGGLLIVIFATSGALEALATARTEDAVRGLLGLAPDTATRLTGDGGEESVQAADLEVEDLILVRPGERIAADGAVVAGASEVDQATITGEPLPVDKTTGDEVFAGTLNGTGSLRVRVNRRAEDSVVARIATMVEQASQTKAKTQLFIEKIEQRYSVGMVAATIAVFVIPLLLGEALQESLLRAMTFMIVASPCAVVLATMPPLLAAIANAGRHGVLVKSAVVMEQLGAATRVAFDKTGTLTHGTPELTEICPLRGTRFTEEQLLRLAAAAEHPSEHPLAAAIVRAARHRGLDLPSADEFSARPGRGVAALIEDHFIQVGSPAALLPTIDGTADTAAATAAVEELQQRGHTAVVVLCERRPIGVLGITDQVRAEAAPTVAAVTRLTGADPVLLTGDNAAAAVRLAQQVGITDVRAELLPDDKVTAVRELETDEQRVAVVGDGINDAPALAAAHTGIAMGGAGSDLTLQTADAVVVRDDLTAIPTVIALSRRARRVVIANLIIAATFIIGLVLWDLIGTLPLALGVAGHKSSTVIVGLNGLRLLRRAAWGRASQPVQSTNAAGSRSRKAV; this comes from the coding sequence TTGCTTGCGCTGCCCGAAGTGCGATGGGCGGCTGCGGCGCTGGTGCTGTTCCTGGCCGGGCTGGCAGTCCAGCTGCTCGGTGGGCCGTCGTGGTTCTGGTGGGCGCTGTACCTGGCCTGCTATGTGACCGGCGGGTGGGAGCCGGCTCTGGCAGGGTTGAAAGCCCTCCGCGAGAAGACGCTGGATGTGGACCTGTTGATGGTCGCCGCCGCGGTCGGGGCTGCCTCGATCGGACAGGGGATAGACGGCGGGCTACTGATCGTCATCTTCGCCACCTCGGGCGCGCTGGAGGCGCTGGCCACCGCGCGGACTGAAGACGCTGTGCGGGGGCTGCTGGGCTTGGCGCCGGACACCGCGACCCGGCTTACCGGCGACGGTGGCGAGGAGAGCGTGCAGGCCGCTGACCTGGAGGTCGAGGATCTGATTCTGGTCCGGCCGGGCGAGCGGATTGCCGCCGACGGTGCCGTGGTGGCCGGGGCGAGCGAGGTCGACCAGGCCACGATCACCGGGGAGCCGCTGCCGGTGGACAAGACCACCGGCGACGAAGTGTTCGCCGGCACCTTGAACGGCACGGGGTCGCTGAGAGTGCGGGTGAACCGGCGCGCCGAGGACTCCGTAGTGGCCCGGATCGCCACCATGGTGGAGCAGGCCAGCCAGACCAAGGCCAAGACCCAGCTGTTCATCGAGAAGATCGAGCAACGCTACTCGGTGGGCATGGTCGCGGCCACCATTGCCGTGTTCGTGATCCCGCTGTTGCTGGGCGAGGCACTGCAGGAGTCGCTGCTGCGGGCGATGACGTTCATGATCGTTGCCTCGCCCTGCGCCGTGGTACTGGCCACCATGCCGCCACTCCTGGCGGCCATCGCCAACGCCGGACGCCATGGTGTGCTGGTCAAGTCCGCAGTGGTGATGGAACAACTGGGCGCCGCCACGCGGGTCGCCTTCGACAAGACCGGCACGCTCACCCACGGCACTCCAGAACTCACCGAGATCTGCCCGCTGCGCGGTACCCGATTCACCGAAGAGCAGCTGCTGCGGCTGGCCGCCGCCGCTGAACATCCCAGCGAGCATCCGCTCGCTGCCGCGATCGTGCGTGCTGCGCGTCACCGTGGCCTTGATCTGCCCTCCGCCGACGAGTTTTCCGCCCGGCCCGGCCGGGGGGTCGCCGCTCTGATTGAGGACCACTTCATCCAGGTCGGCTCTCCCGCCGCGCTGCTCCCCACTATCGACGGCACGGCCGACACCGCGGCGGCCACCGCCGCCGTCGAGGAACTCCAGCAGCGCGGGCACACCGCCGTGGTCGTGCTCTGCGAGCGCCGCCCGATCGGCGTCCTCGGCATCACCGACCAGGTGCGGGCCGAAGCCGCCCCCACCGTCGCTGCAGTGACCCGGTTGACCGGCGCCGACCCCGTGCTGCTCACCGGCGACAATGCCGCCGCCGCCGTCCGGCTCGCGCAGCAGGTCGGTATCACCGACGTGCGCGCCGAGCTGCTGCCCGACGACAAGGTCACCGCCGTCCGCGAACTCGAAACGGATGAGCAGCGAGTGGCCGTGGTCGGTGATGGCATCAACGACGCTCCGGCCCTGGCCGCCGCGCACACCGGGATCGCGATGGGCGGAGCGGGCTCCGACCTAACCCTGCAGACCGCCGACGCCGTCGTGGTCCGCGACGACCTCACCGCCATCCCCACCGTCATCGCCCTGTCCCGCCGCGCCCGCCGTGTCGTGATCGCCAACCTCATCATCGCCGCCACCTTCATCATCGGCCTCGTCCTCTGGGACCTCATCGGCACCCTTCCACTCGCGCTCGGCGTGGCCGGGCACAAAAGCTCCACCGTCATCGTCGGGCTCAACGGTCTGCGCCTGCTGCGCCGCGCCGCCTGGGGCCGCGCAAGCCAACCGGTGCAGTCGACCAATGCGGCTGGTAGCCGGTCGCGGAAGGCGGTGTAG